TCGCCGACCGCACCGATCTTGACGCTCTTCTCGGACGCGCCCGGCGAGTTCGTGTTCCGGATCCGGACGGTCTGGTCACCGGGCCGCCAGGTGGCGAACGTGTCCTTGCCGTCACCGTCCCAGTCGCCGGCCAGCGGCACGTCGGAACTGGTCGCGAGCGTGGACACGTAGGAGACGTCGGGGTTGCCGGTGCCGCTGAACGCGTTCCGCAGGATCACGGTCCGGGTCGACGGCACCCAGAAGCCGATGCCGTCCACGCCGTCGCCGTCCCAGTCGCCGACGAACGCGATCGAGCCGGGCTGGACCTGGACCTGGGCGTTCGCGGTGCCGGTCGACAGGCTGTTCCGGGCGTACACGATGTTCGCCGACGACCGGTGGACGGCGATCGTGTCCCGCTTGCGCGGTCCCGGCTCGGGCTCCGGGTCCGGGCCGGTGCCGCCGCCGCCCTTGCCGAGCAGTGCGAACGCCAGCAGGCCGGTGGCCGTGAAGTCGATCGCGGGCTCGTTGCTCATCCACGCCTCGGTGTCGTCCAGGTACCGGGCACCGTTGCCGGAGAACGCCGCGTACCGGTCCACGCCGTCCGCCGGGCAGGAGTCGCTGGTCTCCAGGCCGTCGAACACCCGCTCACCGTTCGGGCCGTTGACCGCGGCCCCGGTCAGGATGGCGCCGGTGCCGTCCGGGCTTCCGTTCAGGTCCGCGACCTGGTGGTGCGGGCACACCGGGAACGTGTCACCGACGCCGATGATCAGCGACAGGCCCCAGGGGTTGCCGCCGAGCGCCCAGTTCGCCTGCGACTGCACGAAGTTCGCGTACGTGTTCGTGCCGCTGACCTGGTCGTACCGGTGCGCCTGGGCGATCAGCCCCATCGTGTACGAGGTCGAGTCGTAGTTCGTGTACTCCGCACCGGCACCGAACCGGTCCGTCTGCGCCCGGGTGACGGCCGCGTCCAGCCGGGCCCGCTGGTGGCTGAGCAGCGCCTCCGGGGTGACCGCCAGGCCGGTGGCGCCGGCCGCCTCGATCTCCTCGGCCAGGTCGGGCAGCGCGATGCCGCCCACGTCGTAGAGGTTCAGCGTGCTGCCGCCGTCGGCCATGTAGTTCGCCGCGTGCTGCGCGGCCAGGCTGAGCCAGGTGCCGGCGCGGGGGTCGCCGAGCGCGCGGGCCGCCCGGGCGAGCTCCGTCGCGCCGTACGCCATGTCGTCGCGCCAGACCGTCTCCGGGTAGAACGACCACGGGTACGACGTGACCAGCGGCGACGGCGGGTTGACGTACTGCGCCTTGGCGTAGATCGCGGCCGCCTTCGCCAGGTCCTCCGCCGCCCGGGCCGGGTCGTCGGCCGCGTGCAGCTGCGCGGAGAGGGCGAACGCGGCGGAGACCCGCCCGGCCAGGTTCGGGCTGATCTGCCCGCCGGGCGCGTTGGCGCGCAGCACCGGCCGGTAGCGCAGGTAGTAGAAACCCTTCCCGGCCGGGTCCTGGATGTCGTGGTCGCTCTCGGGCAGCCGCCACTTCTCGTGGTCGCCCTTGAAGTCGCCGTTGCCACCGCCGAGACCGACCTGGACGTAGAGCACCTCGCTGCCCTCGTCCCACATCTTGTCCAGCCAGTCCATCGCGTGGTCGATCTCGGCCGCGCGGGCCGGGTCGGCGCTGCCGGACCGCTCGGCGATCTGCAGCGCGCCGACCGCGTACGCGGTGGTGTGGGTGAACTTCAGGTAGTCGCCGGCGTCGAACCAGCCGCCGGAGACGTCCACCTTCGCCGCGTTGCGGATCGGTGTGAGGGTGCCCTGGATCGTGTCGCTGCCGTCCTGGAACACCGGCACGTTGTAGACGGTCGCGGACACGTCCTCCGGGTGCGCGGCCTGCCGGCCCAGTGCGCCGGGGACGACGTTCGCGCCGTCGCGTTGCACCTGGAAGAACTGGCTCATCGCGCGCGAGACCGGTGCGTAGAGGTCCGCCCGGGCGGCGATCTCGAACGTCGGCGACGTACCCACGCCGGTGATCTGGATCGTGTAGCTGCCCGGCGCGGTCACGGCCGAGAAGTCGATCGGCCAGACCGCGGTGTACCCGCTGTTCCAGGAGCCGCGGCTGTTGCCGGTGGTGCCGGACAGCACGGTCGCGCCCGCCGCGTCGACGACCCGGAACGCGGGCCTCGCCTGCGCGGTCGTCCCCATCAGGTAGGCGATCTTCTCCTGCCCGGCCTGGTAGCCGACCTGGTTGAGCCGGATGTACGAGGTCACGGCCGCGGCCGCGGGCGACGGTGTGACGGTCAGGCCCCCGGCCGCCAGCAGCAGGGCTGCGGCGAGGGCGGTGGCGGTTCGTACCGGTGGTCTCATGGGTGTCCCCGTTGCTCGGAGGGCGTGGAAACGCTCACCTGAAGCTAGGAAGGGGGGACTTACCGACGGCTTACCGATGTCTTTCAGGCACGCACCATCGCGGCCTTGTCGCAGGCCACGCGGCCCCGGCAGGCCACCAGCGCGGTCAGCGCCGCGTCCATCGCGGCCCGGCGGGCCGGGCTGAGCGCCGCCGCGGTGTTGCGCAACTGGTGCGGGTCGGTGCGGCGGTCGTAGAACTCGCGTGCGCCGTTCGCATATCTCACGAACGTCCACTCCGGAGTCCGGAGTGCCACATAGGACTCCGGAATCACCTTCTGCCGGTCCGGATCGTCCGGACGTGACTCCGGACGGCGGTGCTCGACCAACGCGGCGGTTCGCCAACCGGAGCTCACGATACCGGAGTTCTCCGGAATTCCGGAGTCCCGCGGCATCCCGGAATACACCGGAATTCCGGAGGGGGTCAGTAGGAGCGGACCACGGCCGCCGACCGCGCCCGGCGGGGCCGGTGGTGAGGGCTCGCGTCCGGCGTCGCCCGCGGTGATCAGCGGCAGCAGGCTGCGGCCGTCCACGTCCGGCGGCGTGACCGCGCCGCCCAGCGCGTCGAACGTGGGCCGCAGATCGATGTTCGCCGCCGTCTCCGCGACGGTCGCGCCCCGCCGCAGACCGGGACCGGACATGATCAGCGGCACCCGGACGTCCGTCTCGAACGCGGTCTGCTTGCCCACGGTGAGCCGGTACTGCCCGAGGTGGAACCCGTTGTCGGAGCTGAACACGAGCACGGTGTCGTCCGCGACGCCGGTCTCCACCAGCGCGGCCCGCAGTCCGCCGATCATCCGGTCGATCGACAGCACCGACTGCGCCCGCTTGCGGTAGGCGTCGTCGATCCGGGCGATCTGGGCCGGCGTGAGCGGCGGCCGCGCGGCCAGCCACGGCGGTGGGTTCGCCGGCAGCCGGTCGAACGCCGGCCCGCGCGGCGCGGTCAGCCCGGGGAACGCGTGCGCGTCCTGCGGCGCCGGCGTGAACGGCGCGTGCGGCGAGAACGTGGAGATCTCCACCAGGAACGGCTGCTTGCGCTGCGCGGACGTGCGCACGAACGCCTCCGCCTTCGCGCCGAGCACCGCGGTGAGGTACTGCCCGCCGTACCCGCGGATCCGCCCGTTCTCGTTGAGCGTGTACCCGACCTGCGCGTACGCGTTGCCCGCGACCGCCCACTCGTCCCACCCCGGCGGCACGTGCCCGGACGCCGGGTCGTACCCGTTGAGGTACTTGCCGAACATCGCGGTGCGGTAGCCGGCCGCGCGCAGTCCGGTCGCGAACGTGTTCTCCTCGTTGCCGCGCCGCCGGAACACCGCGAACCCGCCGTCCGGCCCCGCGTTCGTGAACACCCCGGTGTTGTGCGGGAACTTGCCGGTCAGGATCGACGCGCGGGACGGGCAGCAGAGCGAGTCGGTGACCACGTAGTCGGTGAACGACACCCCCTCGGCCGCCAGCTTCCGCACCTGCGGCATGAACCGCAGCAGATCCACGGTCAGGTCGTCGGTCAGCACGAACACGATGTTCGGCCGCCCCACGGCCGCCCCCGGCGCCACCGGCTCCACCCGGGCCCCGGGCCCACACGTCACCGCCAGGCACAACGTCATCAACGCCGCCCCGGCGCCCCGCAGCACAGACCTCACCGATCACTCCCTCCGACAAAGCCGACAATAGGCCCGGAAAGGGCGCGCGGGGCGGAGGTCGATCGGGGCGTCCGATAGCGATCCTTCTGTGCCGTTTATCGACGGGAAACGAAACCGAAACCTTGACAAGGGTGCAGGCCATTCATAGCCTTCACGCCATTAAATCGTTTCATCAACCGCCCGGTAGCCCGCTTCGACGAGGAGACCTGATGAGACCGCGCTATAGAACCCTCGCCTCCGCCTGCGCGATCGCCGTCGTGCTGGCCGGGCTTCCGGCGTCGGTGGCGACGGCCGGCGGGCCGGCCCGCGGCCCGCGACTCGAACAGCTCGACCGCGGTCTGGTGGCCGCGTCCACGGCGGACGGTGTCTTCCTCAGCTGGCGGCTGCGCGCCGACGAGGCGACCGGTCACTCGGCCACCGGGCTGACCGGCGTGAATTTCCACGTCTACCGGGACGGGCGGCGGATCGCCACGGTCACGGACAGCACGAACTTCCTGGACACGGCCGGCACCGCCACGTCGGCGTACCGGATCGCGGCGGTGTCGAAGGGGCGGGAGCGGGACCGCAGCGCGAGCGTGAAGGCCTGGTCGGCGGGCAGTTACGACCTGCCGCTGCGCAAGCCGGCGGACGGGGTGACGCCGAAGGGTGAGGCGTACACGTACTCGGCGAACGACATGAGCGTCGGGGACGTCGACGGCGACGGGCAGTACGAGTACGTGGTCAAGTGGGACCCGTCGAACTCCAAGGACGTCTCCCAGGTCGGCTACACCGGGAACGTCTACATCGACACGTACGAGCTGGACGGCACGCTGCTGCACCGCATCGACCTGGGCGTCAACGTCCGGGCCGGCGCGCACTACACGCAGTTCCTGGTCTACGACCTCGACGGCGACGGCCGGTCGGAGATGATGTTCAAGACCGCGCCGGGCACGAAGACCACGCGGTACGCCCGGGACGGGCGCGTGCTGTCGGAGCGGTACGTCACGCTCCCCCGCGACGACGTCCGGGCCGGTTACCGCAACACCGACGACTACCGGCTCAGCGCGGCGGACTACTACGAGCACCTGGTGGACATGTTCGCCGGCTGGCACGCGCACCCGGAGGTGGTCGCCGGGCGCTGGCCGGCCACGCTGGAGGCGGCGTTCGGCATCGCGCCGCGGTACCCGTACCCGCTGAGCCGCACGGACGCCGCCGCGCTGGCCGACCACTTCGTCGACGTGTACGCCCCGGCCCGCAGCACCCGCAACGTCCTGCGCGCGTTCGAGGGGTTCATCCTGGGCGGGCCCGAGTACCTGACCGTGTTCGAGGGCGCGACCGGCCGCGAACTGCAGACGATCCACTACCGGCCGGGCCGGCACGACGACGGCCTGATGTGGGGCGACTACGCGATGGCGCGGATCGAGCCGGGCAACCGGGTCGACCGGTTCCTGTCCGGCGTCGCCTACCTGGACGGCAGACACCCGTCCGCGGTCTTCGCCCGCGGCTACTACACGCGCAGCACTCTCGTCGCGTACCGCTGGGACGGCCGGAGACTCACCGAGGACTGGTTCGTCGACAGCGGCTGGACGCCGATGACGAACCCGTTCAACGACTCACCGCACGGCCGGGACGGCACCGACTCGGAGTTCGGCACGCTC
This genomic window from Catenuloplanes niger contains:
- a CDS encoding glycoside hydrolase family 9 protein, with translation MRPPVRTATALAAALLLAAGGLTVTPSPAAAAVTSYIRLNQVGYQAGQEKIAYLMGTTAQARPAFRVVDAAGATVLSGTTGNSRGSWNSGYTAVWPIDFSAVTAPGSYTIQITGVGTSPTFEIAARADLYAPVSRAMSQFFQVQRDGANVVPGALGRQAAHPEDVSATVYNVPVFQDGSDTIQGTLTPIRNAAKVDVSGGWFDAGDYLKFTHTTAYAVGALQIAERSGSADPARAAEIDHAMDWLDKMWDEGSEVLYVQVGLGGGNGDFKGDHEKWRLPESDHDIQDPAGKGFYYLRYRPVLRANAPGGQISPNLAGRVSAAFALSAQLHAADDPARAAEDLAKAAAIYAKAQYVNPPSPLVTSYPWSFYPETVWRDDMAYGATELARAARALGDPRAGTWLSLAAQHAANYMADGGSTLNLYDVGGIALPDLAEEIEAAGATGLAVTPEALLSHQRARLDAAVTRAQTDRFGAGAEYTNYDSTSYTMGLIAQAHRYDQVSGTNTYANFVQSQANWALGGNPWGLSLIIGVGDTFPVCPHHQVADLNGSPDGTGAILTGAAVNGPNGERVFDGLETSDSCPADGVDRYAAFSGNGARYLDDTEAWMSNEPAIDFTATGLLAFALLGKGGGGTGPDPEPEPGPRKRDTIAVHRSSANIVYARNSLSTGTANAQVQVQPGSIAFVGDWDGDGVDGIGFWVPSTRTVILRNAFSGTGNPDVSYVSTLATSSDVPLAGDWDGDGKDTFATWRPGDQTVRIRNTNSPGASEKSVKIGAVGDTILSGDWDGDGTDGLGWHRASERRFALRDELANTVSETPFVYGSAGDKPVVGDWNGDGTDTVGVFRAPNSWFLKNTNASGNADYAEFTFGANGDRPLAGDWVRDITPPAGQTPGQIAAANGFYTDPDSNPLAWVAENPDDARAATIRENLAEHPGARWFGDWSGDIEAATDAYLDGATAAGKVPILVAYNIPKRDCEGQSAGGAANAAAYRQWMTDFAAGVAGRPAVVVIEPDAVTQLDCLSEAQITERFGLVTHAVNAFGGQVWTYVDAGNAGWVAAATMAERLGRAGITNAHGFAVNTSNFWPTANSTTYANDINAALASPKPFVIDTSRNGNGHKGDWCNPTGVKLGPTSRLNASGAEMLLWLKVPGDSDGADCGRIEGLPAGTFSPDYAMWLINGN
- a CDS encoding sulfatase family protein, with the protein product MRSVLRGAGAALMTLCLAVTCGPGARVEPVAPGAAVGRPNIVFVLTDDLTVDLLRFMPQVRKLAAEGVSFTDYVVTDSLCCPSRASILTGKFPHNTGVFTNAGPDGGFAVFRRRGNEENTFATGLRAAGYRTAMFGKYLNGYDPASGHVPPGWDEWAVAGNAYAQVGYTLNENGRIRGYGGQYLTAVLGAKAEAFVRTSAQRKQPFLVEISTFSPHAPFTPAPQDAHAFPGLTAPRGPAFDRLPANPPPWLAARPPLTPAQIARIDDAYRKRAQSVLSIDRMIGGLRAALVETGVADDTVLVFSSDNGFHLGQYRLTVGKQTAFETDVRVPLIMSGPGLRRGATVAETAANIDLRPTFDALGGAVTPPDVDGRSLLPLITAGDAGREPSPPAPPGAVGGRGPLLLTPSGIPVYSGMPRDSGIPENSGIVSSGWRTAALVEHRRPESRPDDPDRQKVIPESYVALRTPEWTFVRYANGAREFYDRRTDPHQLRNTAAALSPARRAAMDAALTALVACRGRVACDKAAMVRA
- a CDS encoding rhamnogalacturonan lyase; this translates as MRPRYRTLASACAIAVVLAGLPASVATAGGPARGPRLEQLDRGLVAASTADGVFLSWRLRADEATGHSATGLTGVNFHVYRDGRRIATVTDSTNFLDTAGTATSAYRIAAVSKGRERDRSASVKAWSAGSYDLPLRKPADGVTPKGEAYTYSANDMSVGDVDGDGQYEYVVKWDPSNSKDVSQVGYTGNVYIDTYELDGTLLHRIDLGVNVRAGAHYTQFLVYDLDGDGRSEMMFKTAPGTKTTRYARDGRVLSERYVTLPRDDVRAGYRNTDDYRLSAADYYEHLVDMFAGWHAHPEVVAGRWPATLEAAFGIAPRYPYPLSRTDAAALADHFVDVYAPARSTRNVLRAFEGFILGGPEYLTVFEGATGRELQTIHYRPGRHDDGLMWGDYAMARIEPGNRVDRFLSGVAYLDGRHPSAVFARGYYTRSTLVAYRWDGRRLTEDWFVDSGWTPMTNPFNDSPHGRDGTDSEFGTLTTQGFHSLSAADVDGDGKQEIVYGSATIDHDGDLLYSSFGTMPPGSAAPGQNARLGHGDAMHVTDIDPARPGLEIFTVHEGATSAPYGMAMRDARTGEVLFGVYSGRDTGRGMVGDVLPASPGLEAWASLPGGTDSLGLYTAQGRVTPGAIPGTNQSIRWAGDLTTQLLNGSGDATPTVDDWTRGTLLTATGTRANNGTKGNAALIADIFGDWREELLVRTADSSAIRIHLSTELTGHKMYTLMHDPQYRVEVARQQTTYNQPSYPGFYLASDTDWSRVPLRG